The following coding sequences lie in one Halomonas sp. 'Soap Lake #6' genomic window:
- a CDS encoding TRAP transporter small permease, whose product MKSPTERNWLSRWIDFSSGVGGVIAAGCLMLLALIITYEVTVRYFFGSPTAWVQEFSVYLWMAIAFLAAAYALRNDSHFAVTLFVDRLKASNRRRLRIFTHLIGVGYSVTFVIKGIEMVHFSYEMGDTSTGLIQVPLWIPGSLLPIGAVLLALQFFNKLLLELMNKGAQ is encoded by the coding sequence ATGAAAAGTCCAACTGAGAGAAACTGGCTGTCACGCTGGATCGACTTTAGCAGTGGAGTGGGTGGCGTCATTGCCGCTGGTTGCCTGATGCTATTGGCGCTCATTATCACGTATGAAGTCACCGTACGGTATTTCTTCGGCAGCCCCACCGCCTGGGTGCAGGAATTTAGCGTATACCTTTGGATGGCTATCGCTTTCCTAGCCGCAGCCTATGCCTTGCGTAATGATAGCCATTTTGCCGTGACACTTTTTGTCGACCGGCTCAAGGCCAGTAATCGTAGGCGGCTGAGGATCTTTACCCATCTGATTGGCGTGGGGTATTCGGTCACGTTTGTCATCAAGGGAATCGAGATGGTCCATTTCTCTTATGAAATGGGTGATACCAGCACGGGCTTGATTCAGGTGCCCTTATGGATTCCAGGTTCCCTGCTTCCGATTGGAGCAGTATTGCTTGCCCTTCAATTCTTCAACAAGTTGTTGCTGGAGTTAATGAATAAGGGGGCACAGTGA
- a CDS encoding TRAP transporter large permease — protein MTIYIIGFVITFLLVMASGLPVGFGLGFLGIALLTTYIGLDSATSISVEKAYSAMDSSILVAIPLFVLAAQLISATGMGKRLFDAAKSFLWWSKSGLGIATISSSGVFSAMTGSSFVSASTMGLIATPELRRAGYSDSLIAASITAGGSLGSVIPPSIVMIIYGYLTDESIGKLFMAGIVPGILLILLYSLALSFFINRHYRMTAPPLQVGAAATRTESARDVNHEAAPAPERLSKRKALKEAFWGLMAPIIILGGIYLGVFTASEAAAIAVVYCMLVGFFIYRTLTLKKLGNVLMEATAVSAMVGVIVVGGAVLGHVVSYGRIPQQLLETIIALDLSPLQLMLLINLCLFLLGMFLEVMALMYLAIPLLVPIIAYMGWDNIWFAVIMLLNVNLALITPPMGGVLFVVSHIGSIPIVKVMKGAMLPIAMILLVLLLVVLFPGIATWIPNNM, from the coding sequence ATGACAATTTATATCATAGGATTCGTGATCACCTTCCTGCTGGTCATGGCCAGCGGGCTGCCAGTGGGCTTCGGCCTTGGCTTTCTTGGCATCGCTCTGCTAACGACCTATATCGGTCTCGACTCAGCAACTAGCATCAGTGTAGAGAAAGCGTATTCGGCGATGGATTCCAGTATTCTCGTTGCCATTCCGTTATTTGTGCTAGCCGCGCAGCTAATTTCGGCAACGGGGATGGGGAAGCGCCTTTTTGATGCTGCCAAGTCTTTCTTATGGTGGTCTAAATCGGGACTTGGGATTGCCACCATATCGAGCAGTGGCGTTTTTTCTGCGATGACTGGTTCTAGCTTCGTTTCCGCTTCTACGATGGGTTTGATTGCGACGCCAGAACTGCGTCGAGCAGGTTATTCTGACTCCTTGATAGCCGCTTCCATCACGGCAGGGGGATCGTTAGGGAGTGTCATTCCACCCAGTATTGTCATGATCATCTATGGGTACTTGACCGATGAGTCGATCGGCAAGCTTTTCATGGCTGGTATCGTGCCTGGCATATTGCTGATATTGCTCTATTCTCTAGCCCTCTCCTTTTTCATCAATCGTCATTACCGGATGACGGCACCACCTCTGCAGGTGGGTGCTGCAGCAACCCGAACTGAGTCGGCTCGTGATGTCAATCACGAGGCAGCGCCTGCTCCTGAGAGGCTTAGCAAGCGCAAGGCACTTAAGGAGGCATTCTGGGGCTTAATGGCACCGATCATCATCTTGGGTGGTATCTATCTCGGGGTCTTTACTGCATCAGAAGCAGCCGCTATCGCCGTCGTATATTGTATGCTGGTGGGCTTCTTCATCTATCGAACTCTGACCCTGAAGAAGCTGGGCAATGTGTTGATGGAGGCCACGGCCGTGTCTGCCATGGTGGGGGTCATCGTGGTGGGTGGTGCTGTGCTGGGGCATGTGGTTTCGTATGGACGTATTCCTCAGCAGCTTCTGGAAACTATCATTGCCTTGGATCTTTCTCCTCTGCAATTGATGCTACTGATAAACCTGTGCCTTTTCCTGCTCGGCATGTTTCTAGAAGTGATGGCTTTGATGTATCTGGCGATTCCACTGTTGGTGCCGATCATTGCTTACATGGGGTGGGATAATATCTGGTTCGCGGTCATCATGTTGCTCAATGTCAATCTGGCGCTGATTACGCCGCCGATGGGCGGGGTGTTGTTCGTCGTATCGCATATCGGCTCGATACCCATCGTCAAGGTGATGAAGGGGGCCATGCTGCCAATAGCCATGATACTGCTCGTGCTGCTTCTGGTCGTACTTTTCCCCGGAATCGCTACCTGGATTCCTAACAATATGTAG
- a CDS encoding feruloyl-CoA synthase, which produces MNHNDLPPFKQNDWEAPDVTVEVLDSGVQLVSSPRQPLPVASNLIEVLARAADRYADRTFLAQRDNNQSRVNQSWVRLSFKEADERSSRIAHWLLSLGLPEATPVMILSENSLEHALFMLGAMKARLPVVPVSPGYSLMSHDHGKLRRIHSLVKPGVVFVQDTERYAKALQALELGDTALVTVEGHGEGRSITPFARLEADEAGHEVQASCDAIQPDTVAKILFTSGSTGEPKGVINTHHNLCFTQSALGTLVHLDADNRPPILLDWLPWHHTFGGNQNFNRSLRYGGALYIDDGKPLPGLFERTLRNLREIQVTTFSTVPAAFGALLDALERDKPLRENFFSKLDWISYGGSDMPQHIFDRIQKVAIEATGKRMPVITAMGSTETSAIITATHWPSEQMGNIGLPVPGTTVKLIPLGDKFEMRVKGPQVMQGYFHDDARTQETFDEEGFFRTGDAVRWIDAAHPHLGLKFAGRVAEDFKLSSGTWVHTGSLRSAAASALAPLITDLVMTGQDRDCIGLMAWPNEAGIRALLDDSETPLSTLMGSTALHQLLSQRLEQHNQVHNHTSMRIKRLLLLTEPPSLDHNEITDKRYINQLAVLERRADQVERLYATSPDPDVICL; this is translated from the coding sequence ATGAATCACAATGACCTCCCTCCTTTCAAACAGAATGACTGGGAGGCGCCCGACGTCACAGTCGAGGTGCTCGACTCAGGTGTCCAGCTCGTCAGCTCACCTCGGCAACCGCTACCGGTGGCCAGCAATCTGATCGAGGTACTTGCCAGAGCGGCCGACAGGTATGCCGATCGCACCTTTCTGGCACAACGAGACAACAACCAGAGTCGGGTAAACCAGAGTTGGGTACGTCTCAGTTTCAAGGAAGCCGACGAACGCTCCTCTCGGATTGCCCATTGGCTGTTATCCCTGGGGCTGCCAGAAGCAACTCCGGTCATGATCCTATCGGAAAACTCACTGGAGCATGCCTTGTTCATGCTTGGTGCCATGAAAGCCCGACTGCCAGTCGTTCCCGTATCGCCTGGTTACTCCTTGATGAGTCACGACCACGGCAAGCTGCGCCGTATCCATTCGCTCGTGAAACCTGGTGTCGTGTTCGTACAAGATACAGAACGCTACGCTAAGGCCTTACAGGCCCTGGAGCTTGGCGACACCGCTCTGGTCACCGTAGAGGGCCATGGCGAAGGTCGCTCAATCACTCCGTTCGCCAGGCTGGAAGCAGACGAGGCCGGGCATGAGGTGCAGGCGTCCTGCGATGCTATCCAGCCCGATACAGTGGCCAAGATACTGTTCACTTCAGGTTCGACTGGTGAGCCCAAAGGTGTCATCAATACGCATCACAACCTCTGTTTTACGCAGTCGGCTCTGGGCACGCTCGTGCATCTCGATGCTGACAATCGCCCCCCTATCCTGCTCGACTGGCTACCCTGGCACCATACCTTTGGTGGCAACCAGAATTTCAATCGTAGCTTGCGCTACGGCGGCGCCCTGTATATCGATGACGGCAAGCCACTACCGGGGTTATTCGAGCGCACCCTGCGTAACCTGCGCGAGATCCAGGTGACAACATTTAGCACTGTGCCTGCCGCCTTCGGAGCACTCCTCGACGCACTCGAGCGTGACAAGCCGCTGCGCGAGAACTTCTTTAGCAAACTCGACTGGATCAGCTACGGTGGCTCTGACATGCCCCAGCACATCTTTGACCGTATCCAGAAGGTAGCCATCGAAGCGACTGGCAAGCGAATGCCAGTGATCACAGCCATGGGCTCCACCGAAACATCAGCCATCATTACCGCTACACACTGGCCTAGTGAGCAGATGGGCAACATCGGCTTACCTGTGCCGGGCACTACCGTCAAGCTAATACCGCTGGGCGACAAGTTCGAAATGCGTGTCAAGGGACCCCAGGTCATGCAAGGCTACTTCCATGACGATGCCCGGACCCAAGAGACCTTCGATGAAGAAGGCTTTTTCCGCACTGGCGATGCCGTACGCTGGATCGACGCCGCACACCCCCACCTTGGCCTCAAATTTGCCGGAAGGGTGGCCGAAGACTTCAAACTTTCGAGCGGCACTTGGGTACATACTGGCAGCCTACGAAGTGCAGCGGCTTCAGCCTTGGCTCCCTTGATAACCGACCTGGTAATGACCGGCCAGGATCGCGACTGCATCGGTTTGATGGCCTGGCCCAACGAAGCCGGCATCCGTGCCCTGCTGGATGACAGCGAGACGCCGCTGAGTACTCTGATGGGCTCGACGGCATTGCACCAGCTGCTGTCACAGCGTCTTGAACAACATAATCAGGTGCATAATCACACCTCAATGCGTATCAAGCGTCTACTATTACTGACGGAACCGCCTTCTTTGGATCACAATGAGATCACGGACAAGCGATATATCAATCAGCTGGCGGTACTTGAGCGCCGAGCTGACCAGGTTGAGCGCCTTTATGCCACATCACCAGACCCCGACGTAATCTGCCTCTAA
- a CDS encoding SDR family NAD(P)-dependent oxidoreductase translates to MTYRFTERVAIVTGAASGIGRAIAQRLYAEGAALMLVDRSDEGLQTLLAHFDDSRRVAVRVTDIADDSQIQQMVEVTLERYDRLDLLCNNAGVVSNRNIATEQDPEDWQRVLQVNLLGVVNGTKYASRHMVAAGGGAIVNTASIAGIRSGAGGNAYSASKAAVLNFTQTAACDLGQYNVRVNAVCPGLIETGMTQPFFDKAREKGVVDRLGARCELLRYGRAEEVASAVAFLGSDDASFITGQALAVDGGNTASLNMPGMKV, encoded by the coding sequence ATGACATATCGCTTTACCGAACGAGTCGCCATAGTCACCGGTGCCGCCAGCGGTATCGGTCGCGCCATTGCCCAGCGCCTCTACGCCGAGGGTGCAGCCTTGATGCTGGTCGACCGCAGCGATGAAGGCCTACAGACACTATTAGCGCATTTTGACGATTCCCGCCGAGTTGCCGTTCGGGTCACGGATATCGCCGACGACAGTCAGATACAACAGATGGTCGAGGTAACTCTTGAGCGCTATGACCGCCTCGACCTGCTGTGCAACAACGCCGGCGTGGTCAGCAATCGCAATATCGCCACCGAACAGGACCCGGAGGATTGGCAGCGCGTACTTCAAGTCAATCTATTGGGGGTAGTCAACGGCACCAAGTACGCCTCTCGGCACATGGTCGCGGCAGGAGGGGGCGCTATCGTCAATACTGCCTCAATTGCCGGGATACGCTCCGGTGCCGGCGGCAACGCCTATAGCGCCTCTAAGGCGGCAGTACTGAACTTTACCCAGACCGCCGCCTGTGACCTTGGCCAGTACAATGTACGTGTCAATGCCGTTTGCCCAGGACTGATCGAAACAGGCATGACCCAGCCGTTTTTCGACAAAGCACGTGAAAAAGGCGTCGTGGACCGACTTGGCGCACGCTGCGAACTACTGCGCTATGGCCGCGCAGAGGAGGTTGCCTCAGCGGTAGCCTTTTTGGGTAGCGACGATGCCAGTTTTATCACCGGACAGGCCCTCGCCGTCGATGGCGGCAATACCGCTTCGCTCAATATGCCTGGCATGAAGGTATAA
- a CDS encoding histidine phosphatase family protein — MTEVILVRHGQASFGSDHYDRLSDRGRLQAQALKEHWQHIGWRFNQAYSGTLERQVDTARLATEGSPRLVQDSAFNEYCAHTLLHHYGAPEHSPITQDSRHFHLQLEQALRNWILTAPGTSSFESWPHFNGRVHDRLHQIVQTATFDEQLVIFTSAGVIACAVAKVLHLDGEGFLALNRRIYNASVTHLTYGRSGFSLLGFNDVGALRLAGPELLTYR, encoded by the coding sequence ATGACGGAAGTGATTCTGGTACGGCACGGACAGGCATCGTTTGGTAGCGACCACTACGATCGCCTCAGCGACCGGGGACGCCTGCAGGCTCAAGCTCTTAAGGAGCATTGGCAGCACATTGGATGGCGCTTCAATCAAGCCTACAGCGGCACTCTGGAGCGTCAGGTAGATACCGCCAGACTGGCCACCGAGGGCTCCCCCCGGCTTGTCCAGGACAGTGCTTTCAACGAGTACTGTGCCCATACACTACTGCACCACTATGGCGCACCTGAGCACTCCCCGATCACACAAGATAGCCGTCACTTCCACCTACAGCTGGAACAGGCACTACGCAACTGGATCCTCACTGCGCCCGGCACCTCATCATTCGAATCCTGGCCACACTTCAATGGCCGCGTGCACGACCGTCTGCACCAGATCGTGCAAACAGCCACTTTTGATGAACAACTGGTGATCTTCACTTCAGCGGGGGTGATCGCCTGCGCAGTGGCTAAGGTGCTACACCTCGACGGAGAAGGCTTTCTGGCCCTCAACCGGCGTATCTATAACGCATCCGTCACGCACCTTACCTATGGTCGGTCTGGCTTTTCACTGCTTGGATTCAATGACGTAGGTGCCCTGCGCCTGGCAGGCCCCGAGCTGCTCACCTACCGCTAG
- a CDS encoding MaoC family dehydratase, protein MVPFKWIIILSASEVIALRVIHSLEELDDSLGRPLAVSDWFEVDQQRIDAFAAVTGDRQWIHCDVERAVSESPYGTTIAHGYLVLSMIVTMAESCYRIDGFSSKLNYGLNRARFIQPVPCGSRVRARFVPQAIHYKGEGRYQLVTDVAIELEDRQEPACVAQSITLLMP, encoded by the coding sequence ATGGTTCCATTTAAATGGATAATTATTTTATCTGCGAGCGAGGTGATAGCTTTGAGAGTCATCCACTCCCTTGAGGAGCTTGACGATAGTCTGGGTCGTCCTCTTGCCGTCAGTGACTGGTTCGAGGTCGACCAGCAGCGTATTGATGCCTTTGCCGCGGTTACCGGTGATCGCCAGTGGATCCATTGCGATGTCGAGAGAGCCGTGTCCGAGTCTCCTTATGGCACGACGATCGCGCACGGTTACCTGGTTCTTTCGATGATCGTAACCATGGCGGAAAGCTGCTATCGCATCGACGGCTTTAGCAGCAAGCTCAACTACGGGCTCAATCGGGCACGTTTCATTCAACCGGTCCCCTGTGGAAGCCGGGTTCGTGCGCGGTTCGTTCCGCAGGCCATTCATTACAAGGGTGAGGGGCGCTATCAGTTGGTAACCGATGTCGCCATTGAGCTTGAGGATCGGCAAGAACCGGCCTGTGTGGCTCAGTCGATCACCTTACTTATGCCTTGA
- a CDS encoding SDR family NAD(P)-dependent oxidoreductase, whose protein sequence is MIDFLNLEGKVALITGSSRGIGRSIAEVFAQQGAKVVISSRKPEPCAAVAEAICEQGGEAISIPCHIGDKTQLENLVKRTLAEWGRIDILVCNAATNPVYGPMSELTDEAYDKIMDTNVKSTFWLCNNVLPKMADQGGGNVIMLSSIAALRGNTTIGCYGVSKAAEAALTRNLAVEWGPRNIRVNSIAPGVVETDFAKALVEDPVRKQRAETRTPLRRLGQPIDIAGVALFLASPMSSYVTGQVVVADGGETIS, encoded by the coding sequence ATGATCGATTTCTTGAATCTCGAAGGGAAGGTCGCGCTGATCACCGGCAGCAGCCGTGGTATAGGGCGCAGTATCGCGGAAGTCTTTGCCCAGCAGGGGGCCAAGGTGGTGATTTCCAGCCGTAAACCGGAACCCTGTGCTGCCGTAGCGGAGGCGATATGCGAACAGGGTGGAGAAGCGATCTCTATTCCTTGCCATATCGGTGACAAGACCCAGCTTGAAAACCTGGTGAAACGCACACTGGCTGAATGGGGGCGGATCGATATTCTGGTATGTAATGCGGCCACCAACCCCGTGTATGGCCCTATGTCGGAGCTTACTGACGAAGCCTATGACAAGATCATGGATACCAACGTTAAGAGCACCTTCTGGCTGTGTAATAACGTGTTGCCGAAGATGGCGGATCAGGGCGGAGGAAACGTGATCATGCTCTCCAGCATTGCCGCCTTGCGTGGCAATACGACCATCGGTTGCTATGGCGTGTCCAAGGCAGCGGAAGCGGCCTTGACACGCAACCTGGCAGTCGAATGGGGGCCGCGTAACATTCGGGTTAACTCCATTGCCCCGGGGGTGGTTGAAACCGACTTTGCCAAGGCCCTGGTGGAAGATCCTGTGCGCAAGCAGCGTGCTGAGACCAGGACCCCGCTGCGTCGCCTTGGCCAACCCATCGATATCGCTGGAGTGGCCCTGTTTCTAGCTAGCCCCATGTCGAGCTATGTCACCGGCCAGGTGGTCGTGGCTGACGGTGGCGAAACCATATCCTGA